The Actinopolyspora erythraea genome has a segment encoding these proteins:
- a CDS encoding PPE domain-containing protein yields the protein MNDHRWQGYTHAELYELLHQGPGPSASGDPSRRWRELERTFREIDDGMAAALNAVAADWQGEAAESVRRGLRPLREWVEDVSGAAGRMRQCSEQQADFVARARAEMPPPVRVTAEEPNGVTSALVHLFGGQTDYEVQEQRQHAAEQRAFDVMRRYQESSEANATALASFEAPPQVVVDAPSRAVAGGSGGDVTISWHRPPDGATTGRSWGAASSPGRATGSSSQATRGRAGTGRSTAPTPTPRAAVPRRVPRTEPEEEREVAVEATETEGGTSPFDEYRVSARPVIGGDPS from the coding sequence TTGAATGACCACCGCTGGCAGGGCTACACCCATGCCGAACTCTACGAGCTGCTCCACCAGGGGCCGGGGCCCTCCGCCTCGGGGGATCCCTCGCGCAGGTGGCGCGAACTCGAACGAACGTTCCGGGAGATCGATGACGGCATGGCCGCTGCGCTCAACGCCGTGGCGGCCGACTGGCAGGGTGAGGCGGCGGAGAGCGTGCGACGGGGGCTGCGACCGCTCCGGGAGTGGGTCGAGGACGTGAGCGGGGCGGCGGGCCGGATGCGGCAGTGCTCCGAACAGCAGGCCGATTTCGTCGCGAGGGCACGGGCCGAGATGCCGCCACCCGTGCGGGTGACGGCCGAGGAACCGAACGGGGTCACCTCCGCGCTGGTTCACCTGTTCGGCGGGCAGACGGACTACGAGGTGCAGGAACAGCGGCAGCACGCGGCCGAACAGCGTGCCTTCGACGTCATGCGCCGGTACCAGGAGTCCTCCGAGGCCAACGCGACCGCGCTGGCCTCGTTCGAGGCGCCGCCCCAGGTGGTGGTCGACGCTCCCTCCCGTGCCGTCGCGGGAGGATCCGGCGGAGACGTGACGATCTCCTGGCACCGCCCCCCGGACGGTGCCACGACCGGGAGGAGCTGGGGAGCGGCGTCGAGCCCGGGGCGTGCCACCGGGAGTTCGAGCCAGGCAACCCGGGGACGTGCCGGGACCGGGCGGAGCACCGCCCCGACCCCGACTCCCCGCGCGGCGGTCCCTCGGCGGGTGCCGCGGACCGAACCGGAGGAGGAACGGGAGGTCGCCGTCGAGGCCACCGAGACCGAGGGCGGCACGAGTCCCTTCGACGAGTACCGCGTTTCCGCCCGTCCGGTCATCGGCGGTGACCCGTCGTGA
- a CDS encoding DUF3558 domain-containing protein, producing the protein MRSRMTAARCLLVGLVGVLCLLGGCAVLPTREAADRGPIPPEPVPLPEREAGTLPPRPTELSLGGLRPCGLLTERQRAGLGFDRDPLPGIEEGFDNAVTCSYRNSRAKVGARLALVTTEDMNVWTSDTAQVRATPVELGGFPALVIRTPGLRLACNVAVDTAEGQHLDVLYRDDGADRPATLDQLCSGARRVATAAVRTLRDAESIQSSGSGN; encoded by the coding sequence ATGCGCAGCCGGATGACCGCTGCACGGTGTCTGCTCGTTGGGCTGGTCGGGGTGCTGTGCCTGCTCGGCGGGTGTGCGGTGCTGCCGACTCGCGAGGCCGCCGACAGGGGGCCGATTCCTCCCGAACCGGTTCCCCTGCCCGAACGGGAGGCGGGGACGTTGCCGCCGCGTCCCACCGAGCTCTCGCTGGGGGGATTGCGGCCCTGCGGGCTGCTGACCGAGCGGCAGCGTGCCGGACTCGGTTTCGACCGCGATCCCCTGCCCGGGATAGAGGAGGGGTTCGACAACGCCGTCACCTGCAGTTACCGGAACAGCAGGGCGAAGGTGGGGGCCCGGCTGGCCCTGGTCACGACCGAGGACATGAACGTCTGGACCAGTGACACCGCGCAGGTCAGGGCCACGCCCGTGGAGCTCGGCGGGTTCCCCGCCCTGGTGATCCGCACTCCCGGGCTGCGGCTGGCCTGCAACGTCGCCGTGGACACGGCGGAGGGACAGCACCTCGACGTGCTGTACCGCGACGACGGTGCCGACCGTCCGGCCACACTGGACCAGTTGTGCTCCGGGGCGCGTCGGGTGGCCACGGCGGCGGTGCGAACGCTGCGCGACGCGGAGAGCATCCAGTCGTCCGGTTCGGGGAACTGA
- a CDS encoding ESX secretion-associated protein EspG: protein MSGAVEAAPTAELVSLSTLEFDVLLEHLGIDPPLVLRVPSPGKTHSHRRELVDAAWRALADRGLCGRDDPLDSLRRMLSVLDRPSREVDGRCWLGRGVRVLAAATGESDEAVLAVKEEDRLWLRPAAGSGLVREAMSVLPEVPAGSGRSVSLPSADLDAAASESGDDLSVLRRALSSRGVRADDADVLAGMLEGVHASGQFGAAVRGVSTGRRRAEHVVGFFDSERGRHVQLRRATSSGEAWSTIAPADRRVLAERVAELLDDLLTG from the coding sequence GTGAGCGGTGCCGTCGAAGCGGCCCCCACCGCCGAGCTGGTTTCGCTGTCCACCCTGGAGTTCGACGTGCTGCTCGAACACCTGGGGATCGATCCACCACTGGTGCTCAGGGTTCCCTCACCGGGCAAAACCCACTCGCACCGGCGGGAACTGGTCGACGCGGCCTGGCGAGCGCTGGCCGATCGTGGACTGTGCGGTCGGGACGATCCCCTCGACTCGTTGCGGCGGATGCTGTCGGTGCTCGACAGGCCCTCCCGCGAGGTGGACGGCCGCTGCTGGCTGGGGCGCGGCGTCCGGGTGCTGGCGGCCGCCACGGGTGAGTCCGACGAGGCCGTGCTGGCGGTCAAGGAGGAGGACCGGTTGTGGTTGCGTCCGGCCGCGGGCAGCGGCCTGGTGCGCGAGGCGATGTCGGTGCTCCCCGAGGTGCCTGCCGGGAGCGGGCGTTCGGTCAGCCTGCCGAGCGCGGACCTCGACGCCGCCGCCTCGGAGTCCGGTGACGACCTGTCGGTGCTGCGCCGGGCGCTGTCCTCACGCGGGGTGCGGGCCGACGACGCCGACGTGCTGGCGGGGATGCTGGAGGGGGTTCACGCCAGCGGCCAGTTCGGTGCCGCCGTCAGGGGGGTGAGCACGGGACGGCGTCGCGCCGAGCACGTCGTCGGCTTCTTCGACTCCGAGCGGGGGCGCCACGTCCAGCTGCGCCGCGCCACCTCCTCGGGGGAGGCCTGGAGCACCATCGCTCCCGCTGACCGGCGTGTCCTGGCCGAGCGAGTGGCGGAGCTCCTCGACGACCTGCTGACGGGCTGA
- a CDS encoding dicarboxylate/amino acid:cation symporter, with product MSETQAEPSRPARFRLRFDPKLFALAVLTSLVLGALLGWVADSTGAGWLITTLDTIGSTFTKLLTFTVLPLIFTAIVLGITSLRSVGGGRTAARLGGKTAMWFAITSLVAVLIGIGVANLLRPGQGLNISPDQQRVDEVSDMAGGSWLDLVQGLVPEHLVGAFANGETLQVVFVSLLVGAAAYSLGEKAQPFVEFNRAVFEIIQRVLGWIIRLAPLGTLGLIGNAVASYGNEFFVPLLKLTGATYIGCALVLFAVYPLLLWFVARVSPAKFFGKAWTVLQFAFVSRSSGASLPLSRQTAVNLGVDRSYASFAVPLATTTKMDGCAAVYPAVGSIFIANLFGFHMGPVQYLTIVAVAVFGAIATAGVTGWFTMLTLTVGALDFPPAMIATGIAIAYAVDPIMDMMRTMTNVAGQITVPTVVARTEGLLDDEVLHTPSAPPLLNGPEETASGEPAGSRERGPALSGV from the coding sequence GTGTCAGAGACACAAGCCGAACCGTCGCGCCCCGCCCGCTTCCGGTTACGCTTCGATCCGAAGCTGTTCGCCCTGGCAGTGCTCACCTCGCTGGTGCTGGGGGCGCTGCTCGGATGGGTGGCCGACTCCACCGGAGCGGGCTGGCTCATCACGACGCTGGACACCATCGGGTCCACCTTCACCAAACTGCTGACCTTCACGGTGCTGCCGCTGATCTTCACCGCCATCGTGCTCGGCATCACCAGCCTGCGTTCCGTCGGTGGTGGGCGGACAGCCGCCCGCCTCGGCGGCAAGACCGCCATGTGGTTCGCGATCACCTCGTTGGTCGCGGTACTGATCGGTATCGGGGTGGCGAACCTGCTGCGCCCCGGGCAGGGCCTGAACATCTCGCCCGACCAGCAGCGCGTCGACGAGGTCAGCGACATGGCGGGCGGTTCGTGGCTCGACCTCGTCCAGGGACTCGTGCCCGAGCACCTGGTGGGGGCGTTCGCCAACGGGGAGACGCTGCAGGTCGTGTTCGTCTCGCTGCTGGTGGGCGCGGCGGCCTACAGCCTGGGTGAGAAGGCCCAGCCGTTCGTGGAGTTCAACCGGGCCGTGTTCGAGATCATCCAGCGCGTGCTGGGCTGGATCATCAGGCTCGCGCCGCTCGGCACGCTCGGGCTGATCGGCAACGCGGTGGCCAGCTACGGAAACGAGTTCTTCGTCCCGCTGCTCAAGCTCACCGGAGCCACCTACATCGGCTGCGCGCTGGTGCTGTTCGCGGTGTACCCGCTGCTGCTGTGGTTCGTGGCCCGGGTCAGCCCCGCGAAGTTCTTCGGCAAGGCCTGGACCGTGCTGCAGTTCGCGTTCGTGTCCCGCTCCTCCGGGGCGAGTCTCCCGCTCAGCAGGCAGACGGCGGTCAACCTCGGGGTGGACCGCTCCTACGCGAGCTTCGCGGTGCCGCTCGCGACCACCACCAAGATGGACGGCTGCGCGGCGGTTTACCCGGCGGTGGGGTCGATCTTCATCGCGAACCTGTTCGGGTTCCACATGGGGCCCGTGCAGTACCTGACCATCGTCGCCGTGGCGGTGTTCGGCGCGATCGCCACCGCCGGTGTGACCGGCTGGTTCACCATGCTGACGCTGACCGTGGGTGCGCTGGACTTCCCACCCGCGATGATCGCCACCGGCATCGCCATCGCCTACGCCGTGGACCCGATCATGGACATGATGCGGACCATGACCAACGTGGCTGGGCAGATCACCGTGCCCACGGTGGTGGCCCGCACCGAGGGGCTGCTCGACGACGAGGTGTTGCACACCCCCAGCGCCCCTCCGCTGCTCAACGGTCCGGAGGAGACCGCCTCCGGCGAACCGGCGGGCTCGAGGGAGCGTGGCCCGGCCCTCTCCGGGGTCTGA
- a CDS encoding MIP/aquaporin family protein, whose protein sequence is MSAGAIFVFELLGTATLTLLGCGVVANVTLRDTLGNSGGWLLVNFGWGFAVFAGASIAAPAGAHINPAVTFGLAVNGQLDWSLVPVYLVAQLVGAALGAAVCWAAYKLQFDTHDDPANTLGIFATGPTVRNAPWNLVTEIIGTFVLVFWILLSPGAASGPDGIPQFGNAALGYAAVAFIVIGIGSSLGGPTGYAINPARDLGPRIAYALLPIRGKGGADWAYSWVPILGPIIGGSAAGALALALPAV, encoded by the coding sequence ATGAGCGCGGGCGCGATCTTCGTCTTCGAACTGTTGGGCACCGCCACGCTGACCCTGCTCGGCTGCGGCGTGGTCGCCAACGTGACCCTGCGCGACACCCTGGGCAACAGCGGGGGCTGGCTGCTGGTCAACTTCGGCTGGGGCTTCGCCGTGTTCGCCGGGGCGAGCATCGCCGCCCCCGCCGGTGCGCACATCAACCCCGCGGTGACCTTCGGGCTCGCCGTCAACGGACAACTCGACTGGTCGCTGGTGCCGGTCTACCTGGTAGCGCAGCTCGTCGGCGCCGCGCTGGGCGCCGCGGTCTGCTGGGCGGCCTATAAGCTGCAGTTCGACACCCACGACGACCCGGCCAACACCCTGGGGATCTTCGCGACCGGCCCCACCGTGCGCAACGCGCCCTGGAACCTGGTCACCGAGATCATCGGCACCTTCGTGCTGGTGTTCTGGATCCTGCTCAGCCCCGGTGCCGCTTCCGGGCCGGACGGTATCCCCCAGTTCGGCAACGCCGCGCTGGGTTACGCGGCCGTGGCCTTCATCGTCATCGGCATCGGCAGCTCGCTCGGCGGCCCGACCGGCTACGCGATCAACCCCGCCCGCGACCTGGGCCCCCGCATCGCCTACGCCCTGCTGCCGATCAGGGGCAAGGGCGGCGCCGACTGGGCCTACTCCTGGGTGCCGATCCTCGGCCCGATCATCGGCGGTTCCGCCGCCGGGGCGCTCGCGCTCGCCCTGCCCGCGGTCTGA
- a CDS encoding acetyl-CoA carboxylase biotin carboxylase subunit, giving the protein MPEQDSIPRDRIRKVLVANRGEIAVRVVRACADAGIGSVAVYAEPDSEAPFVRLADEAFALGGTTATESYLDIPKVIEAARRSGADAVHPGYGFLSENADFAQAVLDAGLIWIGPSPRAIRDLGDKVTARHIATKAGAPLVPGTQDPVSGAEEVVEFAKENGLPVAVKAAFGGGGRGLKVARTFEEIPELYDSAVREAEGAFGRGECFVERYLDRPRHVEAQVLADQHGNVIVVGTRDCSLQRRHQKLVEEAPAPFLTDQQRERIHAAAKAICSEAGYHGAGTVEFLVGEDGTISFLEVNTRLQVEHPVSEETTGIDLVRQQFLIAEGEPLEITQDPPARGHSIEFRINGEDAGRNFLPTPGTVSRFVPPAGPGVRVDAGVESDSVIGGQFDSLLAKVIVTGADREEALQRSRRALDEMVVEGIATVLPFHRVVLRDPAFTGSDGFTVHTRWIETEFDNTIEPHTGGAEAGESEQRQRITVEVGGRRLEVSLPAGLAAVGGGSEAAAPAKPRKRRSASGGAAPSGDAVTAPMQGTVVTVAVEDGQRVEAGDKLLVLEAMKMENPVTAHKSGTVTGLKAQPGDSVSQETTLCEIKD; this is encoded by the coding sequence GTGCCCGAGCAGGACTCGATCCCCCGTGATCGGATACGCAAGGTGCTGGTCGCGAATCGGGGTGAGATCGCGGTTCGCGTGGTGCGGGCGTGCGCGGATGCGGGCATCGGCAGCGTGGCCGTCTACGCGGAACCGGACTCCGAGGCCCCGTTCGTGCGGCTGGCGGACGAGGCGTTCGCGCTGGGGGGGACCACCGCGACCGAGAGCTACCTCGACATCCCCAAGGTGATCGAGGCCGCCCGGCGCAGTGGTGCCGACGCGGTGCACCCCGGCTACGGCTTCCTGTCCGAGAACGCCGACTTCGCGCAGGCGGTGCTGGACGCGGGGCTGATCTGGATCGGCCCCTCGCCCCGGGCGATCCGTGACCTGGGAGACAAGGTCACCGCCCGGCACATCGCGACCAAGGCGGGGGCGCCGTTGGTCCCCGGTACGCAGGACCCGGTTTCCGGGGCCGAGGAGGTCGTGGAGTTCGCCAAGGAGAACGGCCTGCCGGTCGCGGTGAAGGCCGCTTTCGGCGGCGGTGGGCGCGGGTTGAAGGTGGCCCGCACCTTCGAGGAGATCCCCGAGCTCTACGACTCGGCCGTGCGGGAGGCCGAGGGCGCCTTCGGCCGGGGTGAGTGCTTCGTGGAGCGCTACCTCGACCGGCCTCGGCACGTGGAGGCGCAGGTGCTGGCCGACCAGCACGGCAACGTGATCGTGGTCGGGACCAGGGACTGCTCGCTGCAGCGCAGGCATCAGAAGCTGGTGGAGGAGGCACCCGCCCCGTTCCTGACCGACCAGCAGCGGGAGCGCATCCACGCCGCCGCCAAGGCGATCTGCTCGGAGGCTGGCTATCACGGTGCGGGAACCGTGGAGTTCCTGGTCGGTGAGGACGGGACCATCTCGTTCCTGGAGGTCAACACCAGGTTGCAGGTGGAGCACCCCGTCTCGGAGGAAACCACCGGGATCGACCTGGTCCGGCAGCAGTTCCTGATCGCCGAGGGCGAGCCGCTGGAGATCACCCAGGATCCCCCCGCGCGCGGGCACTCCATCGAGTTCCGCATCAACGGCGAGGACGCGGGAAGGAACTTCCTGCCCACCCCGGGCACGGTCAGCCGTTTCGTTCCGCCGGCCGGACCCGGTGTCCGGGTGGACGCCGGGGTCGAAAGCGACAGCGTCATCGGTGGCCAGTTCGACTCGCTGCTGGCCAAGGTGATCGTCACCGGTGCCGACCGGGAGGAGGCGCTGCAGCGTTCCCGCCGCGCGCTGGACGAGATGGTCGTGGAGGGGATCGCCACGGTGCTGCCGTTCCACCGGGTGGTGCTGCGCGATCCCGCGTTCACGGGCAGCGACGGGTTCACGGTGCACACCCGCTGGATCGAGACCGAGTTCGACAACACCATCGAGCCGCACACGGGTGGCGCCGAGGCCGGTGAGAGCGAGCAGCGTCAGCGCATCACCGTCGAGGTCGGCGGCAGACGTCTGGAGGTCTCGCTGCCCGCGGGCCTGGCGGCGGTGGGCGGTGGTTCCGAGGCCGCCGCGCCCGCCAAACCCCGCAAGCGCCGTTCCGCCTCCGGAGGTGCCGCCCCGTCCGGCGACGCCGTGACCGCACCGATGCAGGGCACGGTGGTCACCGTGGCCGTCGAGGACGGGCAGCGGGTCGAGGCGGGCGATAAACTGTTGGTGCTGGAGGCCATGAAGATGGAGAATCCGGTCACCGCGCACAAGAGCGGGACGGTCACCGGTCTCAAGGCGCAGCCCGGTGACTCGGTCAGCCAGGAGACGACGCTCTGCGAGATCAAGGACTGA
- the glpD gene encoding glycerol-3-phosphate dehydrogenase — protein MSSDKPEVTGQPQGKLGPDEHEENWRRLGNEEFDVVVIGGGITGAGVALDAATRGLRVALVEARDLAAGTSSRSSKLFHGGLRYLEQLEFSLVREALHERELMLNRLAPHLVKPVSFLYPLTHRIWERPYTAAGLLLYDRMGGARSVPGQKHLTRAGAQRMVPALKRDAMIGGIRYYDAQADDARHTMTVARTAARYGAVVRTSTQVVEFLHEADRIAGARLRDVEDGRETEVRAQAVINATGVWTDELQRLSGGRGRFRVRASKGVHVVVPRDKIVSDSGLILRTEKSVLFVIPWGNHWIIGTTDTDWNLDLAHPAATKRDIDYILEHVNGVLATPLTHSDIEGVYAGLRPLLAGESDDTSKLSREHEVSRVAPGLVAIAGGKYTTYRVMAKDAVDAVSNDVSGRMASSITDRVPLLGADGYHALVNQADQIAAAHGLHPYRVRHLLDRYGSMVHEVLALSDDGHELLKPIDEAPNYLKAEVVYAVRYEGALHLEDVLTRRTRISFEYPHRGVDCAEQVARLIGAELGWDEQRVNSEVERYSARVEAERESQNQPDDQAADATRVAAPEAREGIVEPVG, from the coding sequence GTGTCCAGCGACAAACCGGAAGTCACCGGGCAGCCACAGGGCAAGCTCGGCCCCGACGAACACGAGGAGAACTGGCGGCGCCTCGGCAACGAGGAGTTCGACGTCGTCGTCATCGGTGGTGGCATCACCGGAGCCGGAGTCGCTCTCGACGCGGCCACCCGGGGACTGCGCGTGGCCCTGGTGGAGGCCCGCGACCTGGCGGCGGGGACCTCCAGCCGCTCCAGCAAGCTGTTCCACGGCGGACTGCGGTACCTGGAGCAGCTCGAGTTCTCCCTGGTGCGCGAGGCGCTGCACGAACGGGAGCTGATGCTCAACCGGCTCGCCCCGCACCTGGTCAAACCGGTCAGCTTCCTCTACCCGCTCACCCACCGGATCTGGGAGCGCCCCTACACGGCCGCCGGGCTGCTGCTCTACGACCGCATGGGTGGCGCCCGCTCCGTTCCGGGCCAGAAGCACCTGACGCGCGCCGGGGCACAGCGGATGGTCCCCGCCCTGAAGCGGGACGCCATGATCGGCGGCATCCGCTACTACGACGCGCAGGCCGACGACGCCAGGCACACCATGACCGTGGCCCGCACCGCCGCGCGGTACGGCGCGGTGGTGCGCACCTCCACCCAGGTGGTCGAGTTCCTGCACGAGGCCGACAGGATCGCGGGAGCGCGGCTGCGCGACGTCGAGGACGGCAGGGAGACCGAGGTCCGCGCCCAAGCGGTCATCAACGCCACCGGCGTGTGGACCGACGAGCTGCAGCGGCTGTCCGGCGGGCGCGGGCGCTTCCGGGTACGCGCGAGCAAGGGCGTGCACGTGGTCGTACCGCGGGACAAGATCGTCTCGGACAGCGGGCTGATCCTGCGCACCGAGAAGTCCGTGCTGTTCGTGATCCCGTGGGGCAACCACTGGATCATCGGGACCACCGACACGGACTGGAACCTGGACCTGGCGCACCCGGCCGCCACCAAGCGCGACATCGACTACATCCTGGAGCACGTCAACGGCGTGCTCGCCACCCCGCTGACCCACTCCGACATCGAGGGCGTCTACGCCGGGCTGCGCCCCCTGCTGGCCGGTGAGAGCGACGACACCTCGAAGCTCTCCCGCGAGCACGAGGTCTCCAGGGTGGCCCCCGGCCTGGTCGCGATCGCGGGCGGCAAGTACACCACCTACCGGGTGATGGCCAAGGACGCCGTGGACGCGGTCAGCAACGACGTCTCCGGCCGGATGGCGTCCTCGATCACCGACAGGGTGCCGCTGCTGGGCGCCGACGGCTACCACGCCCTGGTCAACCAGGCCGACCAGATCGCGGCCGCGCACGGGCTCCACCCCTACCGCGTGCGGCACCTGCTGGACCGCTACGGCTCGATGGTCCACGAGGTGCTCGCGCTGAGCGACGACGGTCACGAGCTGCTGAAACCGATCGACGAGGCCCCCAACTACCTCAAGGCCGAGGTGGTCTACGCGGTGCGCTACGAGGGGGCGCTCCACCTGGAGGACGTGCTCACCAGGCGCACCCGGATCTCGTTCGAGTACCCGCACCGCGGCGTGGACTGCGCCGAGCAGGTGGCGCGGCTGATCGGAGCGGAACTGGGCTGGGACGAGCAGCGCGTCAACAGCGAGGTCGAGCGGTACTCGGCGCGCGTCGAGGCCGAGCGCGAGTCGCAGAACCAGCCCGACGACCAGGCGGCCGACGCCACCCGCGTGGCGGCTCCGGAGGCCCGCGAGGGGATCGTGGAACCGGTGGGCTGA
- a CDS encoding putative leader peptide, which yields MTPRSRRSPARYLTQRLHVDLRRQASCICRP from the coding sequence ATGACACCTCGAAGTCGCCGGAGCCCGGCGCGATACCTGACACAACGCCTGCACGTCGATCTGCGACGGCAGGCCAGCTGCATTTGTCGCCCCTGA
- a CDS encoding DeoR/GlpR family DNA-binding transcription regulator: protein MTMATQGRRPSGRQQDRRRKITDLVMAEGTLRIDDLIATVDASAMTVYRDLAELESQGLVHRNRGYVSAASSLLYEAASEYRLQQNEAEKTELAKAAVELVEPGQALMLDDSTTGVYLARLLPERAPLTVVTNHRGVFDELAGQQGIHLICVGGDFLPWADAFVGGMALDALRGMRVDLAIMSVSAVTDGVCFYPQQEMVQLKKAMLASASRRVLYVDHTKFSRRALHAVSPAEYFDTVIVDSKTPQAEVEVLRERGATVRRAG, encoded by the coding sequence ATGACGATGGCCACGCAGGGCAGGCGACCGTCCGGACGACAGCAGGACCGCAGACGCAAGATCACCGATCTGGTCATGGCGGAAGGCACCCTGCGCATCGACGACCTGATCGCGACGGTCGACGCCAGCGCGATGACCGTCTACCGGGACCTGGCCGAGCTGGAGTCCCAGGGGCTGGTGCACCGCAACCGGGGCTACGTCTCCGCCGCGTCCTCGCTGCTCTACGAGGCCGCCTCCGAGTACCGGCTGCAGCAGAACGAGGCGGAGAAGACCGAACTGGCCAAGGCCGCGGTCGAACTCGTCGAACCCGGGCAGGCGCTGATGCTCGACGACTCGACCACCGGCGTCTACCTGGCCCGGCTGCTGCCGGAGCGGGCGCCGCTGACCGTGGTGACCAACCACCGGGGCGTGTTCGACGAGCTCGCCGGACAACAGGGAATCCATCTGATCTGCGTCGGAGGCGACTTCCTGCCCTGGGCGGACGCCTTCGTAGGGGGCATGGCGCTGGATGCGCTCCGCGGAATGCGAGTGGACCTCGCGATCATGTCCGTCTCCGCCGTCACCGACGGTGTCTGTTTCTATCCGCAACAGGAAATGGTGCAGCTCAAAAAAGCCATGCTCGCCTCGGCGAGCCGCCGCGTGCTCTACGTGGACCACACCAAGTTCAGCAGGCGCGCACTGCACGCGGTCTCACCCGCCGAGTACTTCGACACCGTGATCGTCGACTCGAAGACCCCGCAGGCGGAGGTCGAGGTCCTGCGCGAACGGGGAGCGACGGTGCGGCGGGCCGGATGA
- a CDS encoding DUF1707 SHOCT-like domain-containing protein — protein MAERGDGVRIGDHDRDRVIALLGEHFSAGRLEIDEFDERCRLAARARFRSDVAALFADLPYPHPEVLTTRQSAPAVEPEGPASGGAPSRRRGAALGVAVVVAMIGLLVVTRQIWVLLPLVGFAFVWFGTRR, from the coding sequence TTGGCCGAGCGGGGCGATGGGGTTCGGATCGGCGATCACGATCGTGACCGGGTGATCGCCCTGCTCGGCGAGCACTTTTCCGCCGGAAGGCTGGAGATCGACGAGTTCGACGAGCGGTGCCGGCTGGCGGCCCGGGCACGGTTCCGTTCCGACGTGGCCGCGTTGTTCGCGGACCTGCCCTACCCGCACCCGGAGGTTCTGACCACCCGGCAGTCCGCCCCCGCGGTCGAACCGGAGGGGCCCGCCTCCGGCGGAGCGCCGAGTCGGCGTCGCGGCGCCGCGCTCGGCGTCGCCGTCGTGGTGGCGATGATCGGCCTGCTGGTGGTGACCAGGCAGATCTGGGTGTTGCTCCCGCTGGTGGGCTTCGCCTTCGTCTGGTTCGGGACGCGCCGGTGA